A window of Aliarcobacter trophiarum LMG 25534 contains these coding sequences:
- the lepB gene encoding signal peptidase I, producing the protein MLKNIYNWSSSWTGTIVIVLTIIFFIAQAFVIPSGSMKNTLLIGDMLFVKKFSYGVPTPTIPWLELKILPDFKGNGHLIEGDRPKRGDIVVFRYPHNPDIHYVKRAVAIGGDTIFLKDKVLYLHPKEGNEYVNEKFKDYETIEINGKLFVVNPYAKEHKGIHNDPNVTRDFSNPKELFDMQELIIAEDETFMMGDNRDHSNDSRFWGSVPYKYIVGTPWFIYFSWDDNYKVRWDRVLSTVESLEKNIDTTKELKHEEGIY; encoded by the coding sequence ATGTTAAAAAATATTTATAACTGGTCAAGTTCTTGGACAGGGACAATTGTTATTGTTCTTACAATTATATTTTTTATAGCCCAAGCTTTTGTAATTCCTAGCGGAAGTATGAAAAATACACTTTTAATAGGTGATATGCTCTTTGTAAAAAAATTTTCTTATGGAGTACCAACTCCAACAATTCCTTGGTTAGAATTAAAGATTTTACCAGATTTTAAAGGAAATGGACACTTAATTGAGGGTGATAGACCAAAAAGAGGGGATATTGTAGTATTTAGATATCCACACAATCCTGATATTCACTATGTAAAAAGAGCAGTTGCTATTGGTGGAGATACTATATTCTTAAAAGATAAAGTACTATATCTTCATCCAAAAGAGGGAAATGAGTATGTAAATGAGAAGTTCAAAGATTATGAAACAATAGAGATAAATGGTAAACTTTTTGTTGTAAATCCTTATGCAAAAGAGCATAAAGGAATTCATAATGACCCAAATGTAACAAGAGATTTCTCTAATCCAAAAGAGCTTTTTGATATGCAAGAACTTATTATTGCTGAAGATGAAACTTTTATGATGGGAGATAATAGAGATCACTCAAATGATTCAAGATTTTGGGGAAGTGTGCCTTATAAATATATAGTAGGAACTCCTTGGTTTATATACTTCTCTTGGGACGATAATTATAAAGTAAGATGGGATAGAGTTTTAAGTACAGTTGAAAGTCTAGAAAAAAATATAGATACAACAAAAGAGTTAAAACATGAAGAGGGGATTTACTAA
- the folD gene encoding bifunctional methylenetetrahydrofolate dehydrogenase/methenyltetrahydrofolate cyclohydrolase FolD: MILLDGKALSAKIKEEVKAEVAQIVKEKEITPGLAVILVGNDAASATYVASKAKACKDAGIYSVVHEMPDTITQEELLQTINLMNNNPKLDGILVQLPLPKHIDTTTILEAINPLKDVDGFHPYNVGRMVSNLDSFLSATPFGVMRMFEEHNIELSGKNVVVIGSSDIVGKPMASLLINAKATVTVCNSRTKDLKSHTLKADIVIIAVGVPYLLKEDMVKDGAIVIDVGINRLENGKLVGDADFENLKNKCSHLTPVPGGVGPMTIAMLLKNTIKASNLREKRESK, translated from the coding sequence ATGATACTACTAGATGGAAAAGCACTATCAGCTAAGATTAAAGAAGAAGTAAAAGCAGAAGTTGCACAAATTGTTAAAGAAAAAGAGATAACTCCTGGACTTGCAGTAATTCTTGTAGGAAATGATGCAGCAAGTGCAACTTACGTAGCAAGTAAAGCAAAAGCTTGTAAAGATGCTGGAATATACTCTGTTGTTCATGAAATGCCAGATACTATTACTCAAGAGGAACTATTACAAACTATAAATCTTATGAATAATAATCCAAAACTTGATGGTATCTTAGTTCAGCTTCCACTACCAAAACATATAGACACAACTACAATTTTAGAAGCTATTAATCCATTAAAAGATGTAGATGGATTTCATCCATACAATGTAGGAAGAATGGTTTCAAACCTTGATTCATTTTTAAGTGCAACTCCTTTTGGTGTTATGAGAATGTTTGAAGAACACAATATTGAGTTAAGTGGTAAGAATGTTGTAGTTATTGGAAGTAGTGATATAGTGGGAAAGCCTATGGCTTCACTTCTAATAAATGCAAAAGCAACTGTAACAGTATGCAATAGTAGAACTAAAGATTTAAAATCTCACACTTTAAAAGCTGATATTGTAATAATTGCTGTAGGTGTTCCTTATTTATTAAAAGAAGATATGGTAAAAGATGGGGCAATTGTTATTGATGTGGGAATAAATAGACTTGAAAATGGGAAACTTGTAGGTGATGCTGATTTTGAAAATCTTAAAAATAAATGTTCTCATTTAACGCCAGTTCCAGGTGGAGTGGGACCTATGACAATAGCAATGTTATTAAAAAATACAATAAAAGCATCAAATTTAAGAGAAAAAAGAGAATCAAAATAG
- a CDS encoding cold-shock protein, with product MAQNIGTVKWFNTEKGFGFIQLEDSNDEFFVHHSEINSSDYGRVNLLEGQKVSFEIGRNEKGPQAKNVASI from the coding sequence ATGGCACAAAATATTGGAACAGTAAAATGGTTCAACACAGAAAAAGGTTTTGGATTTATCCAATTAGAAGATTCAAATGATGAGTTTTTTGTTCATCATAGTGAAATTAACTCTTCAGATTATGGAAGAGTTAACTTGCTTGAAGGACAAAAGGTATCTTTTGAAATTGGTAGAAATGAAAAAGGTCCTCAAGCAAAGAATGTTGCTTCTATCTAG
- a CDS encoding YciI family protein → MQFLIIAYDYDDAYERRVEVREEHIKNVKRLMEDGKIVSAGALIEDDKMVGSSLFVDFPTDEELDLWLEDEPYVVNNVWNMDEIQIVPIAILKKS, encoded by the coding sequence ATGCAATTTTTAATAATAGCTTATGATTATGATGATGCTTATGAGAGAAGAGTAGAAGTAAGAGAAGAACATATAAAAAATGTAAAAAGATTAATGGAAGATGGGAAAATAGTTTCAGCAGGAGCTTTAATTGAGGATGATAAAATGGTTGGTTCCTCACTATTTGTAGATTTTCCTACAGATGAAGAGCTTGATCTTTGGCTTGAAGATGAACCTTATGTTGTAAATAATGTTTGGAATATGGATGAGATACAGATAGTTCCAATTGCAATACTTAAAAAAAGTTAA